ACGGTGTCGACTACGCGGTCGGCTACATCGACATCGACCGGTTCAAGAGCGTCAACGACCGGTACGGCTTCGTCCGCGGCGACGACTTCATCTCCGCGCTGGCCCGCAGCCTGCACCGGGCGGTGGTGGCGGTGGGGCTGCCACCGGCCTTCCTCGGTCACGTCGGTGGCGACGACTTCGTCATCGTCTGCGCCCCGGACCAGGTGCGCCCGCTGACGTCCCGTGCGGTTGTCGACTTCGAGAAGTCGGCCGACACGCTCTACGACGCGACCGACCGTGAGCGCGGCTTCGTAGAGCTGAAGGACCGGCGCGGCAACATCCGGCGCGCCGCCCTGGTCACGCTCTCCATCGGGGTGTCCCTCTCCGACGCCGGCAAGCGGTTCACCGACCCCCTCGAAGCGATCGCGGTGGCCTCGGAGATGAAGACGGTCGCCAAGAGCCAGCCGGGCTCGTACGTGGCAGTGGACCGGCGTCGCGGCGTCACCTGACGCGTGATCCCGCTGTGAAGTACCTCGCCTAGGTGGCGGCGCACCCGCATCGGCGTGTAAGACTGCCCGTATAACCCACCACGCGCTGGCGGGACTCGGTGAAATTCCGAACCGGCGGTGATCCACGGTCCAACCGTGGTCAGCCCGCGACCCGGACGGCTCTGGCCGCCCGGTGGACCTGGTGAAAATCCGGGGCCGACGGTTGGGGGCGGTTCGTCCGCGCCCAGACAGTCCGGATGGGAGACAGCGCGCGGGACGGACGGGTCCGAGCCGGCCGCTGGCTTCAGCGTGCCGTGCCGAGCCCCCCGGGGCGGCTGTGCCGTTCCCGGACTCCGTCTCCGCCTGCCCGCGGCCCCATGGCCGCAGCCTCCCTGACCGCCAGCGCGCGGACCGGCGAGTGAGAGGGCAGGGGCAGCGCGATGGCCAGCGTCTCCGTCGATGAGGCGATGCGGCGTGCGATCGAGTTGGCGGCGCGCGGGCTCGGCACGACCAGCCCCAATCCGGTGGTCGGTTGCGTGCTGCTCGACGACGACGGCCAGGTCGTGGGTGAGGGCTTCCACGCGTACGCCGGCGGGCCGCACGCCGAGATCGTCGCCCTCGCGCAGGCCGGGCAGCGGGCCAAGGGCGGCACCGCCGTCGTCACTCTGGAACCCTGCGATCACACCGGCCGCACCGGCCCCTGCAGTTCCGCGCTCGTCCAGGCCGGGGTCGCCCGGGTGGTCATCGCCGTGCCCGACCCCAACCCGGTCGCGTCCGGCGGCGCCGCCACCCTGCGCGCCGCCGGGGTCCGTGTCGACCTGGGGGTACGCGGCGAGGAGGCCGAGGCCGGCAACGTCGCCTGGCTGACCTCGATGCGCCGGGGCTGGCCGTACGTCATCTGGAAGTACGCCGCCACCGTCGACGGGCGCTCCGCCGCGCTCGACGGCACCAGCATGTGGATCACCTCGGAGGCGGCCCGGATCGACGTGCACGCCCTGCGTGGCACTGTCGACGCGGTGCTCGCCGGGGTGGGCACCGTTCTCGCCGACGACCCCCGGTTGACCGCTCGCAACCTTCGTGACGGCAGCCTGGCCATCCGGCAGCCGCTGCGGGTGGTGGTGGACAGCTCGGGGCGTACCCCGGCTGACGCCCGGGTCCGCGACGGCGCCGCGCGGACGTGGATCGCGACC
This portion of the Micromonospora zamorensis genome encodes:
- a CDS encoding response regulator; this encodes MDSDDDRKDIILVVDDDEDIARFVEFNLRLHGFEVIHASDGQEALEVIERQRPDLAVIDLMMPRIDGLELTRRLRADPMTSAIPVIMLTAKGMTVDKVHGLSAGADDYLVKPFDTAELVARVSSTLRRNKEFREVSPLTGLPGNSRIRREISDRVRHGVDYAVGYIDIDRFKSVNDRYGFVRGDDFISALARSLHRAVVAVGLPPAFLGHVGGDDFVIVCAPDQVRPLTSRAVVDFEKSADTLYDATDRERGFVELKDRRGNIRRAALVTLSIGVSLSDAGKRFTDPLEAIAVASEMKTVAKSQPGSYVAVDRRRGVT
- the ribD gene encoding bifunctional diaminohydroxyphosphoribosylaminopyrimidine deaminase/5-amino-6-(5-phosphoribosylamino)uracil reductase RibD — its product is MASVSVDEAMRRAIELAARGLGTTSPNPVVGCVLLDDDGQVVGEGFHAYAGGPHAEIVALAQAGQRAKGGTAVVTLEPCDHTGRTGPCSSALVQAGVARVVIAVPDPNPVASGGAATLRAAGVRVDLGVRGEEAEAGNVAWLTSMRRGWPYVIWKYAATVDGRSAALDGTSMWITSEAARIDVHALRGTVDAVLAGVGTVLADDPRLTARNLRDGSLAIRQPLRVVVDSSGRTPADARVRDGAARTWIATAAEVGADPDGRVDLTALLAALHQRGVRAVLLEGGPRLAGAFLRAGLVDKIVGYVAPRLLGAGPTALVDAGVSTIAEAIDLEFVDVTQIGPDLRITALPRKREG